The sequence AGAACGAATTGGGGATCGAATTTCATAAGGTGCGGGGTCGTGGTTATCGTCTGGCGTCGCCGCTCTCTCTGCTGGATGCCAGTGCTCTTGATATCGAGCATGCGCGGCTTGGTTGGAAATGTAAGGTTCACGTAATCATTGACTCGACTAACGCGGAAGCATTGCGACTACTCCAGACCCAGGAGACGCTTCCTGCTCTGGTGGTAGCAGAGCAGCAGACCGCCGGCAGAGGTCGGCGGGGTCGGCAGTGGGTGAGTCCCTTCGCTCAGAACCTCTATTACAGCATTGCGCTCAGGCTGGACGGAGGAATGCGTCGACTCGATGGTCTGAGTCTATTGGTTGGTCTTGCAGTAGTGGACACGGTACGGGACCTCGGTGTCACGAGCGCTGGCTTGAAATGGCCCAATGACATTTTGGTCGGTCCCAAGAAGCTTGCAGGCGTCCTGTTAGAGCTTACTGGGGATCCTGCCGATGTCTGCCATGTAGTGATTGGTATTGGCCTTAACATCAACATGCGTGAGTCCGACGGCGTGGGGCAGGCTTGGACGTCAATGTCCCTGGAGCTGGGTCGCGTTTTAGACCGCAATGAAGTGATTTGCGCGCTTAGCCACAAACTCAGCTTATATCTGGCAGGGCATCAACGCGATGGATTTACCGCATACAGACAGGGTTGGGAGAGCAAGCACCTCTGGCAGGGATTGATGGTCACGTTGTCTACAGGCGCTGAATCCATTGAGGGGCGTGTGCTGGGAGTGGGGGTCGATGGCGCTCTGCGTTTGATGGTAGACGGACGAGAGGAGCACTTTAGCGGCGGAGAGGTGAGCCTTCGACTCGCCGGCGATTAGTCGGATACATGTCCTCAAACTGCAGCGATTGCCACCTGGCGCGGGTTGATGAGGTAGATATGCCCTGGGCATTTTGATGTTGGTTTTGATAAATGTTCTATACGTTGCTTGGCGCTATCGGGATGCGGCGCTGCAACCGAAAGAACTTGCGCCGCTGCTGACCAATCGCTCCTATGGCGGGTCAATCCGCCTGCTCAACGAGTCAGTTCCGGAAGCAGTAACTTTAGGTTCTCTAAGCGGCGAGCAAGCATGCCTGTATTTAGGGGGTATGGCCAACGAGCGCGCGGCCCACCTGATTGCGCGACGCCTTAAAAGTTTGGACATCGACGCTCGTCGTAGCAAGAGGACTGAGGTCCGTACTGATGATCTGTGGCTCAGCATTTCGCCCAAAGCAAGCGCTTGGTGAGTGACCCGGCCTTGGCAGATCTGCATTCTGATTTTCCGGGACTAAAAACTAAAATAATGTCATGCGCAGGCATTGCAACTGAAGATTAGTTTGAATAGAATGGCGCCCGCTTCGCAGTGCAGATCGAAAGAACGCGGCGAAGAGTGTGAAGTCAATCGTTGTAACCTCAAGTTTTTATTGAGAAAAAGGTTGACAGAAGGGTGGCATGGTATAGAATGCTGCCTCGCTTAGGAGGGGTTCCCGAGCGGCCAAAGGGATCAGACTGTAAATCTGACGTCTACGACTTCGAAGGTTCGAATCCTTCCCCCTCCACCATAATTTGAGCGTAAGCATCAAAGCTCAGCGGGTATAGTTTAGTGGTAGAACCTCAGCCTTCCAAGCTGATGATGCGGGTTCGATTCCCGCTACCCGCTCCAGGTTTTGTTGGTTGTGCAGCGTGTTTTGCTCTTGTAGCTCAGTTGGTAGAGCACACCCTTGGTAAGGGTGAGGTCAGCGGTTCAAATCCGCTCAAGAGCTCCATGAATAAGGCAGGTACAGAAGTATCTGCCTTTGCTTTAAGCGTCGGTGCAGCTGCATCAAGATAGCTGCTACAGCGGCGACGCGACAGCGCAGCGACGTAGCCTCAGGGCTGTTTTCGAGGCGGTGTTGAAATCTTCCCGTCGGGTCCGCATAATACGCGGCCTGATTTTGCTTTTAGGTCAGTAGCTCAATTGGCAGAGCGACGGTCTCCAAAACCGTAGGTTGGGGGTTCGATTCCCTCCTGACCTGCCAGATTTCGAAAAGTTATCTGGCTTTCTTTTCACAGGATTTTAGTAGATGAATCCAAAGGCTGAAGCCCAAGACTCCCGTTTTGATCTCGTTAAGTGGCTTGTTGTAGTGCTTTTGGTGGTCGTGGGTGTCGTTGGAAATCAATACTACTCCGCGCAGCCAATCCTGTATCGCGTTCTCGCCTTGCTCGTTATTGCCGCTGTGGCTGCCTATGTGGCGCTGCAGACTGGTAAGGGCAAGGCTTTTTTCGTGTTGGCCAAGGAAGCTCGCGCTGAGATTCGCAAAGTCGTGTGGCCTACGCGTCAAGAGACAACCCAAACCACGTTGATCGTGGTGGCTGTTGTTCTTGTTATGGCGCTGCTGCTGTGGGGTTTAGATTCCCTGCTCGGCTGGCTTGTTTCCTTGATTGTCGGCTAAGGGTGTCCCGTGGCTAAGCGTTGGTACGTAGTGCACGCCTACTCAGGCTATGAGAAGCATGTCATGCGCTCTCTGGTTGAGCGTGTAAAGCTTGCAGGCATGGAAGATGGCTTCGGCGAGATTCTGGTCCCCACTGAAGAAGTAGTGGAGATGCGTAACGGCCAGAAGCGCAAGAGCGAGCGGAAGTTCTTCCCTGGCTATGTGCTTGTCCAGATGGATATGAATGAGGGTACCTGGCACTTGGTCAAGGACACTCCTCGTGTTATGGGCTTTATCGGTGGCACAGCTGACAAGCCTGCGCCGATTACCGACAAAGAAGCCGAAGCCATCCTGCGTCGCGTGGCCGATGGTAGCGATAAGCCTAAGCCCAAGACTCTTTTTGAGCCTGGCGAAGTAGTGCGCGTGACTGACGGTCCGTTCGCTGATTTCAATGGCACGGTTGAAGAAGTTAACTATGAAAAGAGCCGGATCCAAGTGGCGGTGCTCATTTTCGGACGCTCTACCCCGGTAGAGTTGGAGTTCAGTCAGGTCGAAAAGGCGTAACTGAGCTCAGAATCCCATACCCCGCAGCCTTGGGCTGTGGGGTTTTTTCGTCACCGGGATAAACGCGCAAGTAACCGGGGAGCCTTTCGAGGCGCTAGAACCCGTAATTGGAGTGCCTCATGGCCAAGAAGATTACCGCTTACATCAAGCTTCAAGTGAAAGCCGCTCAGGCTAACCCGAGCCCACCTGTTGGTCCTGCACTGGGTCAGCACGGCG comes from Pseudomonas lutea and encodes:
- the secE gene encoding preprotein translocase subunit SecE, which gives rise to MNPKAEAQDSRFDLVKWLVVVLLVVVGVVGNQYYSAQPILYRVLALLVIAAVAAYVALQTGKGKAFFVLAKEARAEIRKVVWPTRQETTQTTLIVVAVVLVMALLLWGLDSLLGWLVSLIVG
- the birA gene encoding bifunctional biotin--[acetyl-CoA-carboxylase] ligase/biotin operon repressor BirA, yielding MQTLLKLLGDGEFHSGEDLGLALGVSRTAVWKKLQQIQNELGIEFHKVRGRGYRLASPLSLLDASALDIEHARLGWKCKVHVIIDSTNAEALRLLQTQETLPALVVAEQQTAGRGRRGRQWVSPFAQNLYYSIALRLDGGMRRLDGLSLLVGLAVVDTVRDLGVTSAGLKWPNDILVGPKKLAGVLLELTGDPADVCHVVIGIGLNINMRESDGVGQAWTSMSLELGRVLDRNEVICALSHKLSLYLAGHQRDGFTAYRQGWESKHLWQGLMVTLSTGAESIEGRVLGVGVDGALRLMVDGREEHFSGGEVSLRLAGD
- the nusG gene encoding transcription termination/antitermination protein NusG, whose translation is MAKRWYVVHAYSGYEKHVMRSLVERVKLAGMEDGFGEILVPTEEVVEMRNGQKRKSERKFFPGYVLVQMDMNEGTWHLVKDTPRVMGFIGGTADKPAPITDKEAEAILRRVADGSDKPKPKTLFEPGEVVRVTDGPFADFNGTVEEVNYEKSRIQVAVLIFGRSTPVELEFSQVEKA